In Thiomonas arsenitoxydans, the genomic stretch GAACCTGGCGGCATCGGCCGCTGCCCCCACGCTGCACCCGGAGCAAGCGCAAGCGGTGGAGGCCATCGCCGCCAGCTCGGGCTTTTCGCCCTTCCTCTTGTTTGGCGTGACCGGCAGTGGCAAGACCGAGGTTTATCTACACGCCGCGGCGCAGGTGTTGCAGCGCGAGCCCGAAGCGCAGGTGTTGGTGCTGACGCCCGAAATCAATCTCACGCCGCAACTGGTGGGCCGTTTCGAGCAACGCTTCGGCGCAGAGCACCTCGCCGTTTTGCACAGCGGCCTGTCGGAAGGGCAGCGGCTGCGACACTGGCTGGCGGCCCACAGCGGCGCGGCGCGCATCGTGCTCGGCACCCGGCTGGCGGTGCTGGCTTCGCTGCCGACGTTGCGGCTCATCGTGGTCGACGAAGAGCACGACCCGTCCTACAAACAGCAGGAAGGCGCGCGCTATTCCGCCCGCGACCTGGCGCTATGGCGAGCGCAGCAACTCGGCATTGCCGTCGTGCTTGGCTCGGCAACACCCTCGCTGGAAAGCTGGCGGGCCGCGCAGACCGGGCGCTACCAGTTGCTCACCTTGAAACAGCGCGCCACCGGGGTACTGCCCCGCGTGCACATCGCCGACACCCGGCGCGACCCGACGCTGCGCGCCAGCGGCACGCTGATCGGCCAGACACTCGACGCCGCGCTGCGCCAGCGGCTCGCGCGCGGCGAGCAAAGCCTGCTGTTTCTCAACCGCCGCGGCTATGCCCCGGTGTTGAGCTGCCCCGATTGCGGCTGGATGTCGGACTGCCCGCACTGCGACGCGCATCTGGTGTTTCACCGCACCGACCGCACCCTGCGCTGTCACCACTGCGGCTACCAGGCCGCCGTGCCGCGCGCCTGTCCGGGCTGCGGCAGCCTCGATCTGCAGCCCGTGGGCAAGGGCACGCAGCGGGTGGAAGAGGCGCTGGCCGAAAAGTATCCCGAGGCCCGCATCGCCCGCATCGACGCCGACAGCACGCGCCGCAAAGGCGCGGCGGCAAGCCGTTTCGACAGCGTCCACGCCGGTGAAGTGGACATTCTGGTGGGCACGCAAATGGTGACCAAGGGCCACGACTTCCAAAAAGTCACCCTGGTCGCCGCACTCAACCCCGATGCCGGGCTGTTCACCCACGATCCGCGCGGCCCCGAGCGTCTGTTCGCCCAACTCATGCAGGCGGCCGGGCGGGCGGGCCGCGCCTTGCCGCCCCAGGGCGATACCCCCGCCTCCACCCCCGAGATGCTGGTGCAGACCGCCTACCCCGAACATCCGCTGTACCGCGCGCTGGTGGCACACGACTATCCCGGTTTTGCGCAGGCCGAACTCATCGAGCGCGAGCGCGGCGGCATGCCGCCGTTTTCCTATCAGGCTTTGCTGCGCGCGGAACACCGGAATATCGACGCCGTGGTCGAGTTTCTGGCACAGGCGCAGCAACTCGCCGCGCCCTTGGGCGAGACGCTGGGCGTGACCGTCTATCCCCCCATTCCCGCCACGCTCGCCCGCATGGCCGACGTGCACCGCCTGCAGATGCTGATCGAAGGCAGCCATCGCGGCGCGTTGCAGAATCTGCTTTCGCAGTGGCGCGCCGAGCTCACCGCCCTGCGCTCTCGGGTGCGCTGGGCAGTCGATGTCGACCCGCTCGATTTCTGAACGCCCGCATTGGCGGATGAAATCGCGCATTTGTCGCATTCGGCGGCGGATTCGACATTTCGATACAACAGCCCGGCGCAGCACGGACTAAATTGAGTGCATCGAAAGCGTATTGCAGTGCAGCAAACGCTGGTCCTTTTCTGGGAGAGAACCCTCATGTCCACTCAACGCCCTCTGCATCATCACCCCCTTCCCGCAGGCACACCCGTGATCGAGTTCGACCACGGCCGCCCCGGCAGCGTCACCCCTGACTCTCCGGCCACCGATGTGATGACCGACCTGCGCCACACCCCGGCCTTCACCACCGAAGCCGACGCGCCCGCCAACCAAGCGCTGCAAAAGATGATGCACGCCGGGGTGCGTCTGCTGCTGGTCACCAACTCCGCGCGGCACGTCGTCGGCCTGATCACCGCGCGCGACCTGATGGGCGAAAAGCCGGTACGCGCCGCCACCGAAAACCAGATTCCGCGCGACGCGGTCACCGTGGCGCAATGCATGGTGCCGCAGCAGCACATCGAAGTGCTCGATTACGCCGAAGTGCTGCGCTCTACCGTGGCTGAAATCGTGCTCACCCTGCGTCACTCCGGCCGTCAGCATGCGCTGGTACTGGAAGCCGACGGCAAACCCGTGGTGCGCGGCATTTTCTCGGCGGTGCGCATCGGTCGGCAACTGGGGATCGAACTGCAGGCCAGCGGCCAGATGCAGAGCTTTGCCGAACTGGAGCAGGCGATCGCCGCGCTCTGAACAAGGCCTGCGTCAACGCGGCGCGAGGCGCTGGTTCGCCCACAAGGCCAAGCCTGCAAACGCACAGAACACGGCGGCCATCGGCAAGGCGCTGTGGGCGGCGATCATGCCCACGGCCGAGCCGCTGGCCGCCGCCAATGTGAACTGAAGGCTGCCCATCAGGGCCGCCGCACTGCCCACGCGGCCCGTCTGATGCGCCAGCGCCAGCGCCGTGGCGTTGGGAAACGAAAAACCCAGGCTGGACAGGGCGATGAACAGGGGAATGGCCACGCCCCATAAACCGCCCACCTTGAGCACGGCAAGCGCCAACATCACGCTCGCCCAGACCGTCAGACTGAGCAAGGCCTTGTGCAACAGCACGCCGCTTCCCACGCGAGCCAGCAGCGCATGATTGATCTGCGACGCGGCAATCAGGCCCAGGGCATTGGCGCCGAACACCCAGGCGAATTGCGCCGAACTCAGCCCGAATACCTGCATGAACACGAACGGCGCTGCGGCGATGTAGGCAAACATGGCCGACTGCCCCAGCGCCCCGCTGAGGGCAAAGCCGATGAAGCGCCGATCGCGCAACAGAGCGAAATAAGTGCGCAGGGCATTGCGCACCGGGTGCTGCTGGGCGCTGCTGCGCAAGCCCGGCGCCAGCGACTCTGGCAACGCCAGCGCGGCCAGCAGACAGGCCACGCCGAAGGCCGAAAGCACCAGAAAAATCGCCCGCCAGCCCCAGGCCTGCACGAGGGCCGCACCCGCCAGCGGCGCCAGAATGGGGGCAGCGCCCAGCACCAGGGTCAGCCGCGAGAACACCCGCGCCGCGTCAACCGGGGCGTAAAGATCGCGCACCATGCTGCGGGCAATCACGATGCCCGCACAGCCGCCCAGTGCCTGCAAGAGTCGCCACAGCATCAAGGCATCCATCGAGGCGGCCATGGCGCAGCCCAGCGAGGCCAGAACGTAAAGCGCGATGCCGATGAGCAGCGGCCGCTTGCGGCCATAGCGGTCGGACACCGGCCCCCAGAATGCCTGACCCAGCGCCAGTCCGACAAAAAACACCACCAGCGTGCGCTGTACCGCCTCGGGCGTGGTGTGCAGATCATGCTGCAGGGCGGTGAAGCCCGGCAGGTACATGTCGATGGACATGGGGGCGAAGGCGGTGAGCGCCCCCAGGGTGAGAATGCGCTGCAGCGCGCCGGATCGGGCCATGCAGCGCATTGTCGCAGCGCTGCCACGCTGCCACTGCGACTGACCCTGGCCCGTTGCGATCAGTGCGAGGCGATGGCGAGCCGCAACTCTTTGACCTGCTCGGCCGAGACCGGCTCGGCAGCGTTGCCCCAGCTAGTGCGGATGTAGGTCACCAGATCGGCGATCTGCTGATCGCTGAGTTGCGCGCCAAACGGCGGCATGACCATCGGCGCGGGGGCTGATGCCGTCACCGCGGTGCTCGCCCCGGCCAGAATGACGTGGATGGCGTTGGTCGGGTTGATGCACTGCACAGAGGGATTGGCCACCAGGCTGGGAAAGGCAGCGGGCACGCCCTGGCCGTTGGGTTGATGGCAAGCCACGCAATGCTGGTCATACAGCGCCTTGCCGCGCTGCACCGCAGCGGGGTCGGGCTGGGTGCCCGCCACCTGCGCGCTGGTCTCGGAGGGCAGCGATTTGAGATAAACGCCCATGGCGAGCAGATCCTCATGGTCGAGGTGCTGGGTGCTGTGATGGATGACCTCGGTCATGCCGCCCGCCACGGTGTAATTCTGGGCGCTACCCGTTTGCAGCAACAGCGCGAAGTCCTGCGCGCTGAGGGTTTTCTGCAGACAGGCGCTGCGCAGATTGCTGGCATACCAGTGCTCCACCGTACCGCCGGTGAGGTAGAGATGGCCGCCCGGCCCGTTGGCGCTCAGCGCTTTTTCCTGGAAGAACAGCCCGCGCGGCGTATGGCAGGCGCCGCAATGCCCCAGCCCTTCGACCAGATACGCGCCGCGGTTCCACTGCGCGCCCTGCTTGGGATCGGGTTTGAACACCGTGTCGCGCACGAACAGCCAGTTCCAGATCGCCAGCGGCCAGCGGATGGTCATCGGCCACACCATGTCGGGTTTGCGGTTGGGCGTGGGGTTTGGCGCCACGCCTTGCATGAAATAGGCATACAGCGCGCGCATGTCCTGCGGCGTGACGCGCGCATACGACGGATACGGCATGGCCGGGTAGAGGTATTTGCCGCCCGGCGCCACACCATGGCGCACCGCGCGGTCGAACTGTTCGAAGCTGTAGTTGCCGATGCCGTGCGTCTTATCCGGGGTGATGTTGGAGGAATAGATCGCGCCCATGGGCATGACCATCTTCAGGCCGCCGACAAAGGGCTTGCCGCCCGGCGCCGTATGGCAGGCCACGCAATCGCCCGCGCGGGCCAGATACGCGCCACGCTGCACCTCCTGGTCGGAAAATTGGGCCGCCACCGCCAAACCGCATTGCGCGGCCAGCAGCCCGGCCAGCATGACACGCCATCCCGTCTTCTTGTTCATACCCGTTCCTTTTCAGCGCTGCGATGAAAGAGTTTGCAGCGCAACAATCTGTAATCAGGTTACGGGGCGTGGCGGCCTTCAGGGTTGATGCAGGCCAAAGGACTGCGACACGGTGTCGCAACCCGCGCCCGGCGACAGGCAGGCGGGCGGACGGGTTGACCTGCTGCAGGGCCGGGTGCAAATCCCTGCATTCCACCCGCACGGCAAATAGAAACTCTTCGACGACCGCAGCCAACCGCGTCGCTTCAGCGCAGCAACGCTGCGAGGGCCAGCACCAAAGCCACGGCACCCAGGCCCAGCGCCAGTGCGGCCCAGCGCTGCTGTTTGCGCTGCGCCTCGGCGAGTTGCAGGCCAGCCTGCTCCAGCGCGGTGACCGTGGTTTGCAGTTGCTGTGCGAGCGCCCGCACGTGTTCGGCGTTGTAGGTCACGGCCGTCTGCAATTCCTCGATCTGTTTTTGCTGCGAATCGGCCGCCTCTTTGTCTGACTTGCGTTGCTTGAACACCGGCAACGCAAGCTTCGCCACCGATTCGATGTAGGGCAAAGCGGCACTGATGGCCGTCATCCAGGTTACGGGCATGGCTCAGAGCTGAGAGGCGTTGAAGGTATCGCAGACCTGCGGCCGCCCGCTGGCGAAACCGGTCTGGAACCAGCGCGCGCGTTGCGCCGAGGTGCCGTGGGTGAACGAATCGGGCACCACATAGCCCTGCGCCTGCTTTTGCAGTCGGTCGTCGCCCACGGCCTCGGCCGCGTTGATGGCCTCTTCCACATCGCCCGGCTCCAGCACCTTGCGCTCGTTCTGCGCGTGATAGGCCCAGACCCCGGCGTAGCAATCGGCCTGCAGCTCCAGCCGCACCAGCAGGGCGTTGGCGCGAGCGGGGCTGCTGCGCTGCATGGCGTCGCGCACCTTGCTCTCCACGCCCAGCAGGTTCTGCACATGGTGGCCGACTTCATGCGCGATCACATACGCCTCGGCGAAGTCGCCCTTCGCGCCAAGGCGCTGCTGCAACTCCCGGAAAAACTGGATATCGAGATACAGCTTCTGGTCCGCCGGGCAGTAGAACGGCCCGGTGGCTGCCTGCGCGTAGCCGCAGGCCGACTGCACCGCGCCGGAAAACAGCACCAGCTTGGGATCGACATACTGCCGCCCCGCCTGCTGGAACAGCGCGCCCCAGGTGTCTTCGGTATCGGCCAGCACCACGGAGAGAAACTCCTTGTCCTGCTGATCCTTGGCGGTCAGCGCGGCAGGGGCTTGCTGTGTGGATTGCTGCGTCTGCTGCTGCGCCACCTGATTGAGCACCACACTCGGGGCGACCCCGAAATACAGCGCCACCAGCGCCAGCACGATGGTGCCAATGCCGCCGCCCACAAGCCCGCCCCGCCCGCTGGGCCGAGGCCCGGAAGCCCGCTGATCTTCGACGTTGTCACTGCGTCTGCCATTTTTCCAGAGCATGATGCCCCTCCCCTTCAAGGAAACGCCGGGCCGCCCCAAGTTTCCTTGACCCCCATGGGGGGCGGGTCGGCAAGCCGACCCCGGGGGCACTCGAATGGCGCGAATTATGCCGTTTCAACGAACCCGCCCGGAAGGATGGCACCTACATCAAGCCACGGTCTCTGGCACGGCCTGGGAGTCTGGAGACGAGGCGCCCGCCGTCACTTGCCGCCACTTGCGCATCAGCGCCTCCCACTGCGGCAGCACTTGCGCCAGATAGCGCTGCTTGATGTGGCCGTAGCCGCGGATGCCGTCGGGCAGACGGGCGATCTGCGTGGCGAGCTGCAGGCGCTCGGGCGGGCTGTTGGCGTTGAGGCCGCGCAGCAATTCGGCGATCGTTTCGCGGTATTGACCGATCAGGGCGCGCTCCTGCTTGCGCTCTGCCGTATGGCCGAAGGGGTCGAGCGCGGTGCCGCGCAGCACCTTGAGCGGCGCGAGCAGCCTGAAAGCCACGCCCATCCAAGGGCCGAACTCGCGCTTGATCAGCTCGCCCTTGGCATTGCGCTTGCTCCACAGCGGCGGCGCGAGGTAGTAATGGCGCTTGAAATGGCCTTCGAACTGCTCTTGCAGTTGTTTGGCAAACGCCGGGTCGGACTGCAGCCGGGCGACTTCGTACTCGTCTTTGTAGGCCATGAGCTTGAACAGATGGCGCGCCACGGCCTCCGTCAGCGCAGTGGACTTGAGCGGCGCTTCGGCGGCGCGCACCTGCGAAACGAAGTCGGCGTACTGCCGGGCGTAGGCAGCATTCTGGTAGCCGGTGAGGAACTCCACCCGGCGCTGAATGATTTCGTCCAGGCTGGGACGCTTGACCAGTTGAATGACTTGCTCTGCAGCACTCAGCGCGGCGATGCCCTGCGGATCGTGCGCCGCATGGCGGCCCCACTCGAACGCCGCCTTGTTCTTCTCGACCTGCACCGCGTTGAGCTCGATGGCGCGCATCAGCGCGGCATGGCTCAGCGGCACCCAGCCCTTCTGCCAGGCGAAGCCCAGCAGCATGGGGTTGGCGTAAATGGCGTCGCCCAGCAACTTCTCGGCGGCGCGCACACAGTCGAACCCCGCCACATGGTCGGTGCCAGCAGCCTGTTCAATGGTCTTGTGGCAGGCAGCGTCGGGAAACTGCCAATCGGGGTTGTGAACGAAGGCCGCGGTGGGCGTGCTGTGGGTGTCGAGCGCGATGTGGGTGCGGCCTTCGCGCACGCGCGCCAGGGTTTCGCGGTCGGCGGTGACGATAGGGTCGCAGCCGAGAATCAGCTCGGCCTCGGCCGTGCCGACGCGGGTGGTGACGATCTGCTGCGGGTCATTCGCGATCAGCACATGGCTCCAGGTCGCGCCGCCTTTTTGCGCCAGCCCGGCGGCGTCCTGCGTGACCACGCCCTTGCCCTCGATATGCGCGGCCATGCCGAGCAACTGGCCGATGGTGATAACGCCGGTGCCGCCGACACCGGCGACGACGATGCCGTAGCTGCCGCCGCCCGCCACATCGTCGCGCACCGGGTCGGGCACCTCGGGCTGAGGCAGTTCGGGCATGGAAGACAGATCGGCTCCCGGCTGCGGCTTGGGTTTGCGCAGCGCGCCGCCTTCCACCGTGACGAAGCTGGGGCAAAAGCCCTTGAGGCAGGAAAAGTCTTTGTTGCAGCTGCTCTGGTTGATGGTGCGCTTGCGGCCGAATTCGGTTTCCAGCGGCTCGACCGACAGGCAGTTGCTCTGATCGGAGCAGTCGCCGCAACCTTCGCAAACCAGCGGATTGATGACCACGCGCCGCGCCGGATCGACCATCAGCCCGCGTTTGCGGCGGCGGCGCTTTTCGGTGGCGCAGGTCTGGTCGTAGATGATGACGGTGATGCCAGCCTCTTCGCGCAACTCGCGCTGAATGGCATCGAGATCGTCGCGGTGGCGCACCGTCGCCCCGCTGGCCAAGCCGACGGCGTTGTCGTACTTTTGCGGTTCGTCGGTGACCACCACGATGCGGCGCACGCCTTCTGCCTCGAGCTCGCGGCTGATTTGCGGTACGGTCAGGCCTCCCTCCACCGGCTGCCCGCCCGTCATCGCCACGGCGTCGTTGAACAGAATCTTGTAGGTGGCATTCACCCCGGCGGAGATGGCCTGGCGAATGGCGAGCAGCCCCGAGTGGTAATAGGTGCCGTCGCCCAGATTGACGAACACATGCTCGTCGGTGGTGAACGGCGCTTGGCCGACCCAAGCCACGCCCTCGCCGCCCATCTGGCTGAAGGTTTGCGTGGCACGGTCCATCCACACCACCATGTAGTGGCAGCCGATACCGGCCATGCCGCGCGAGCCTTCGGGCACGCGGGTAGAGGTGTTGTGCGGGCAGCCCGAGCAGAACCAGGGCGGACGCTGGGCACTGGCGCCCGGCGCCTGCAGGGTGCGCTCGCGCGCGTCGATCACCGCCAGCCGTTCGCTGATGCGGCGCTGCACATCCACCCCGGCGTCGCGCAGGATGCCCAGCCGCTCCAGCCGCGCGGCAATGGCCCGGGCGATGATCGCCGGATTGAGGTCGGCCTTGGCGGGCAACAGCCAGTTGCCGCCGGGATTGGGCTGGCTCCATTCGCCGCCGGTGCGGTCTCCCGCGATTTCGTCGAACTTGCCGATGACGTTGGGCCGCACGTCTTCGCGCCAGTTGTAGAGCTCTTCCTTGAGCTGATACTCGATGACCTGGCGCTTTTCTTCCACCACCAGAATCTCCTGCAACCCGGTGGCGAATTCGCGGGTGAGCTGCGCCTCGAGCGGCCAGACCACGGCGACCTTGTGCAGGCGGATGCCGAGCTGCGCGCAGGTGTCAGCATCCAGCCCGAGATCGTTCAGGGCTTGACGGGTATCGTTATAGGCCTTGCCCGAGGCCATGATGCCCAGCCGCGCGTGCGGGCTGTCGATGACGGTGTGGTTCAAGCGATTGGCGCGGATATAGGCCAGCGCCGCGTACCACTTCACATCCATCAGCCGTGCCTCCTGAGCCAGCGGCGTGTCGGGGATGCGGATGTGCACGCCGTCCGGCGGCAGGGCAAAGTCTTCGGGCAGCAGGATGCGCACGCGGTCGGCGTCCACATCGACCGTGGCCGAAGACTCCACGATTTCCTGGATGGTCTTCATGCCCGACCAGACGCCGGCATAGCGGCTCAGGGCAAAGGCGTGCACGCCCAGATCGAGAATGTCCTGCACCGAGGTGGGAAAGAACACCGGCAGCCCGCA encodes the following:
- a CDS encoding primosomal protein N', encoding MSVVLQVAVDAPGLPPLDYSAQAPLAPGTLVRVPLGRQTVSGVVMALVPQPDATRLAALRPIAAAHTALTPLAPAWLDLMQFVARYYQRALGEVIGAALPVQLRNRKPGEGTAAPPQSSNTSYRCTAAGLSALPGQIAPRSVALWRLARALGVAEAGETPAASTLPCLSLTEARRLHPHAVKVLADWEGSGWVEATAAAPVSSNLAASAAAPTLHPEQAQAVEAIAASSGFSPFLLFGVTGSGKTEVYLHAAAQVLQREPEAQVLVLTPEINLTPQLVGRFEQRFGAEHLAVLHSGLSEGQRLRHWLAAHSGAARIVLGTRLAVLASLPTLRLIVVDEEHDPSYKQQEGARYSARDLALWRAQQLGIAVVLGSATPSLESWRAAQTGRYQLLTLKQRATGVLPRVHIADTRRDPTLRASGTLIGQTLDAALRQRLARGEQSLLFLNRRGYAPVLSCPDCGWMSDCPHCDAHLVFHRTDRTLRCHHCGYQAAVPRACPGCGSLDLQPVGKGTQRVEEALAEKYPEARIARIDADSTRRKGAAASRFDSVHAGEVDILVGTQMVTKGHDFQKVTLVAALNPDAGLFTHDPRGPERLFAQLMQAAGRAGRALPPQGDTPASTPEMLVQTAYPEHPLYRALVAHDYPGFAQAELIERERGGMPPFSYQALLRAEHRNIDAVVEFLAQAQQLAAPLGETLGVTVYPPIPATLARMADVHRLQMLIEGSHRGALQNLLSQWRAELTALRSRVRWAVDVDPLDF
- a CDS encoding CBS domain-containing protein: MSTQRPLHHHPLPAGTPVIEFDHGRPGSVTPDSPATDVMTDLRHTPAFTTEADAPANQALQKMMHAGVRLLLVTNSARHVVGLITARDLMGEKPVRAATENQIPRDAVTVAQCMVPQQHIEVLDYAEVLRSTVAEIVLTLRHSGRQHALVLEADGKPVVRGIFSAVRIGRQLGIELQASGQMQSFAELEQAIAAL
- a CDS encoding multidrug effflux MFS transporter; this translates as MARSGALQRILTLGALTAFAPMSIDMYLPGFTALQHDLHTTPEAVQRTLVVFFVGLALGQAFWGPVSDRYGRKRPLLIGIALYVLASLGCAMAASMDALMLWRLLQALGGCAGIVIARSMVRDLYAPVDAARVFSRLTLVLGAAPILAPLAGAALVQAWGWRAIFLVLSAFGVACLLAALALPESLAPGLRSSAQQHPVRNALRTYFALLRDRRFIGFALSGALGQSAMFAYIAAAPFVFMQVFGLSSAQFAWVFGANALGLIAASQINHALLARVGSGVLLHKALLSLTVWASVMLALAVLKVGGLWGVAIPLFIALSSLGFSFPNATALALAHQTGRVGSAAALMGSLQFTLAAASGSAVGMIAAHSALPMAAVFCAFAGLALWANQRLAPR
- a CDS encoding cytochrome c; translation: MNKKTGWRVMLAGLLAAQCGLAVAAQFSDQEVQRGAYLARAGDCVACHTAPGGKPFVGGLKMVMPMGAIYSSNITPDKTHGIGNYSFEQFDRAVRHGVAPGGKYLYPAMPYPSYARVTPQDMRALYAYFMQGVAPNPTPNRKPDMVWPMTIRWPLAIWNWLFVRDTVFKPDPKQGAQWNRGAYLVEGLGHCGACHTPRGLFFQEKALSANGPGGHLYLTGGTVEHWYASNLRSACLQKTLSAQDFALLLQTGSAQNYTVAGGMTEVIHHSTQHLDHEDLLAMGVYLKSLPSETSAQVAGTQPDPAAVQRGKALYDQHCVACHQPNGQGVPAAFPSLVANPSVQCINPTNAIHVILAGASTAVTASAPAPMVMPPFGAQLSDQQIADLVTYIRTSWGNAAEPVSAEQVKELRLAIASH
- the ypfJ gene encoding KPN_02809 family neutral zinc metallopeptidase codes for the protein MLWKNGRRSDNVEDQRASGPRPSGRGGLVGGGIGTIVLALVALYFGVAPSVVLNQVAQQQTQQSTQQAPAALTAKDQQDKEFLSVVLADTEDTWGALFQQAGRQYVDPKLVLFSGAVQSACGYAQAATGPFYCPADQKLYLDIQFFRELQQRLGAKGDFAEAYVIAHEVGHHVQNLLGVESKVRDAMQRSSPARANALLVRLELQADCYAGVWAYHAQNERKVLEPGDVEEAINAAEAVGDDRLQKQAQGYVVPDSFTHGTSAQRARWFQTGFASGRPQVCDTFNASQL
- a CDS encoding indolepyruvate ferredoxin oxidoreductase family protein translates to MNAPLPEHIRRALATISLDDKYTLDSGRAFMSGIQALVRLPMLQRQRDAAVGLNTAGFVSGYRGSPLGGYDQALWKAKKILEANHVVFKPGVNEELAATAVWGTQQLDLFPDKNKFDGVFGIWYGKGPGVDRCSDVFKHANSAGTARHGGVIAVAGDDHVAKSSTLAHQSDHIFKACGLPVFFPTSVQDILDLGVHAFALSRYAGVWSGMKTIQEIVESSATVDVDADRVRILLPEDFALPPDGVHIRIPDTPLAQEARLMDVKWYAALAYIRANRLNHTVIDSPHARLGIMASGKAYNDTRQALNDLGLDADTCAQLGIRLHKVAVVWPLEAQLTREFATGLQEILVVEEKRQVIEYQLKEELYNWREDVRPNVIGKFDEIAGDRTGGEWSQPNPGGNWLLPAKADLNPAIIARAIAARLERLGILRDAGVDVQRRISERLAVIDARERTLQAPGASAQRPPWFCSGCPHNTSTRVPEGSRGMAGIGCHYMVVWMDRATQTFSQMGGEGVAWVGQAPFTTDEHVFVNLGDGTYYHSGLLAIRQAISAGVNATYKILFNDAVAMTGGQPVEGGLTVPQISRELEAEGVRRIVVVTDEPQKYDNAVGLASGATVRHRDDLDAIQRELREEAGITVIIYDQTCATEKRRRRKRGLMVDPARRVVINPLVCEGCGDCSDQSNCLSVEPLETEFGRKRTINQSSCNKDFSCLKGFCPSFVTVEGGALRKPKPQPGADLSSMPELPQPEVPDPVRDDVAGGGSYGIVVAGVGGTGVITIGQLLGMAAHIEGKGVVTQDAAGLAQKGGATWSHVLIANDPQQIVTTRVGTAEAELILGCDPIVTADRETLARVREGRTHIALDTHSTPTAAFVHNPDWQFPDAACHKTIEQAAGTDHVAGFDCVRAAEKLLGDAIYANPMLLGFAWQKGWVPLSHAALMRAIELNAVQVEKNKAAFEWGRHAAHDPQGIAALSAAEQVIQLVKRPSLDEIIQRRVEFLTGYQNAAYARQYADFVSQVRAAEAPLKSTALTEAVARHLFKLMAYKDEYEVARLQSDPAFAKQLQEQFEGHFKRHYYLAPPLWSKRNAKGELIKREFGPWMGVAFRLLAPLKVLRGTALDPFGHTAERKQERALIGQYRETIAELLRGLNANSPPERLQLATQIARLPDGIRGYGHIKQRYLAQVLPQWEALMRKWRQVTAGASSPDSQAVPETVA